From the Anoplopoma fimbria isolate UVic2021 breed Golden Eagle Sablefish unplaced genomic scaffold, Afim_UVic_2022 Un_contig_11466_pilon_pilon, whole genome shotgun sequence genome, one window contains:
- the LOC129115286 gene encoding histone H4, with protein sequence MSGRGKGGKGLGKGGAKRHRKVLRDNIQGITKPAIRRLARRGGVKRISGLIYEETRGVLKVFLENVIRDAVTYTEHAKRKTVTAMDVVYALKRQGRTLYGFGG encoded by the coding sequence ATGAGCGGCAGAGGAAAGGGCGGGAAAGGACTCGGTAAAGGAGGCGCTAAGCGTCACCGTAAAGTTCTCCGTGATAACATCCAGGGAATCACCAAACCCGCCATCCGCCGTCTGGCTCGCCGCGGCGGAGTGAAGCGTATCTCCGGTCTGATCTACGAGGAGACCCGCGGTGTGCTGAAGGTGTTCCTGGAGAACGTGATCCGTGACGCCGTCACCTACACCGAGCACGCCAAGAGGAAGACGGTGACCGCCATGGATGTGGTGTACGCCCTGAAGAGACAGGGCCGCACCCTGTACGGGTTCGGAGGCTAA